From one Verrucomicrobiia bacterium genomic stretch:
- a CDS encoding LL-diaminopimelate aminotransferase, with amino-acid sequence MIKKTFSLPPTERLEKLPPYLFAEIDRRKREQIAKGKDIVDLGVGDPDLPTPDFIIEALIAGARDPKNHRYALDAGMPSFRESIAKFCQGRFGIKLDPATEILPLIGSKEGIGHLPLALVNPGDVVLIPDPGYPVYNSSTLFVGGVPHVMPLLESNEYLPDLKAIDPLVLKKAKLMFINYPNNPTSAVASKAFFKEVVEFAYEHEIIIAQDAAYTEVGFDGYKAPSILEVEGAKDVAIELHSLSKTFNMTGWRVGFAIGNAEVLRRLGKVKSNLDSGIFQAVQLAGKMALDQGASFIENNLKIYQKRRDLLAKGLERMGWKFRAPTATFYCWIPVPPGYTSTELAVKFLDEMGIVVTPGNGFGRYGEGYFRISLTNPEERIQEALNRIEKSHKHQHK; translated from the coding sequence ATGATCAAGAAGACCTTTTCCCTTCCTCCCACGGAACGCCTCGAAAAGCTTCCCCCTTATCTCTTTGCCGAAATCGACCGCCGCAAGCGCGAGCAGATCGCCAAGGGCAAGGACATCGTGGACCTGGGCGTGGGGGATCCGGACCTTCCGACGCCGGATTTCATCATCGAAGCCCTGATCGCGGGCGCGCGCGATCCGAAGAACCACCGTTACGCGCTGGACGCGGGCATGCCGTCCTTCCGCGAATCTATCGCCAAATTTTGCCAGGGCCGTTTCGGTATCAAGCTCGACCCGGCGACGGAAATCCTGCCGCTCATCGGCTCGAAAGAAGGCATCGGGCATCTGCCGCTTGCGCTCGTCAATCCCGGCGACGTGGTGCTGATTCCCGACCCGGGGTATCCGGTTTACAACTCTTCGACGCTTTTCGTGGGCGGCGTACCGCACGTGATGCCGCTTCTGGAATCCAACGAGTACCTTCCGGACCTGAAGGCGATCGATCCCTTGGTGCTGAAAAAGGCCAAGCTCATGTTCATCAATTATCCGAACAACCCGACGTCCGCCGTGGCGTCGAAAGCGTTTTTCAAGGAAGTCGTCGAGTTCGCGTACGAGCACGAAATCATCATCGCGCAGGACGCGGCGTACACGGAAGTAGGCTTTGACGGCTACAAGGCGCCGAGCATCCTGGAAGTCGAAGGCGCGAAAGACGTCGCGATCGAATTGCACTCGCTGTCGAAGACATTCAACATGACCGGCTGGCGCGTGGGCTTTGCCATCGGCAACGCGGAAGTGCTGCGCCGTCTCGGCAAGGTGAAGTCGAACCTGGATTCCGGTATTTTTCAGGCGGTCCAGCTCGCGGGCAAAATGGCGCTCGATCAGGGCGCGTCCTTCATCGAGAACAACCTGAAGATTTACCAGAAGCGCCGCGACCTCCTGGCCAAGGGCCTGGAGCGCATGGGCTGGAAATTCCGCGCGCCCACGGCCACGTTCTACTGCTGGATTCCGGTGCCTCCGGGCTACACGTCCACGGAGCTGGCCGTAAAGTTTCTGGACGAGATGGGCATTGTGGTCACGCCCGGCAATGGCTTCGGCCGTTACGGTGAAGGCTATTTCCGGATTTCGCTGACGAATCCCGAAGAGCGCATCCAGGAAGCCCTCAACCGGATCGAGAAAAGCCACAAGCATCAGCACAAGTAA
- the folK gene encoding 2-amino-4-hydroxy-6-hydroxymethyldihydropteridine diphosphokinase: protein MPRVFIGVGSNLGDRFDNVAKARRLLAASEGIKLVRISPNFETDPVDVPGEQPKFVNAAWEIETELPPKSLLSVLKGIENKLGRERPYPNAPRTIDLDILFYGEQAVEEDSLLIPHPRLHERFFVLKPMSVLAPKWMHPKLGQTMEKLLEALLEARPQA from the coding sequence ATGCCCCGTGTTTTTATCGGAGTCGGTTCCAATCTGGGTGACCGTTTCGACAATGTTGCCAAGGCGCGGCGCCTGCTCGCGGCTTCCGAAGGGATCAAACTTGTCCGTATCTCTCCGAATTTCGAAACGGATCCCGTGGACGTTCCCGGCGAGCAGCCGAAATTCGTGAACGCCGCGTGGGAAATCGAGACCGAGCTGCCGCCGAAGAGCCTGCTTTCGGTGCTGAAAGGCATCGAAAATAAACTCGGCCGCGAAAGGCCGTATCCGAACGCGCCGCGCACGATCGATCTGGACATTCTTTTCTACGGCGAGCAGGCCGTCGAAGAAGATTCGCTGCTCATTCCGCACCCGCGTCTGCACGAGCGTTTTTTTGTGCTGAAGCCGATGTCGGTCCTTGCCCCCAAATGGATGCACCCCAAGCTGGGGCAGACCATGGAAAAGCTTTTGGAGGCCCTCCTTGAAGCTCGTCCGCAAGCCTGA
- the panC gene encoding pantoate--beta-alanine ligase, whose protein sequence is MKLVRKPDAFRKIMEEERRKGRSLGFVPTMGALHEGHLSLVRAAKKENDRVAVSIFVNPAQFGPKEDLSKYPRPVARDRRLLEKVKADYLFMPSARDMYPEGFQTYVDPGPIAEGLCGKYRPGHFRGVATVVAKLFQAARPHRAYFGIKDLQQCRVVAQLIRDLDFDIRLRVMPIVREPDGLAMSSRNAYLGTRDRERARAVSQALFLARKKFAEGERNLSRLRRAALDILAPQVDRVQYLEFVDAETLEPLRKARLPMAAAVACYVGKTRLIDNVIMGPSK, encoded by the coding sequence TTGAAGCTCGTCCGCAAGCCTGACGCTTTCCGCAAAATCATGGAAGAGGAAAGACGGAAGGGACGGAGCCTGGGTTTTGTCCCCACGATGGGCGCCTTGCACGAAGGGCATCTCTCGCTCGTCCGCGCCGCCAAGAAAGAAAACGACCGCGTGGCCGTCAGCATTTTCGTGAACCCCGCGCAGTTCGGCCCCAAAGAAGACCTCAGCAAATACCCGCGGCCCGTAGCCCGGGACCGCAGGCTCCTGGAAAAAGTAAAGGCCGATTATCTTTTTATGCCGTCGGCCCGCGATATGTATCCGGAAGGATTTCAGACTTACGTGGACCCCGGGCCCATCGCCGAAGGGCTGTGCGGTAAATACCGCCCCGGACATTTCCGAGGCGTGGCCACGGTCGTGGCCAAGCTTTTTCAGGCCGCGCGTCCGCACCGGGCTTATTTCGGCATTAAGGACCTGCAGCAGTGCCGCGTCGTGGCGCAGCTCATCCGGGACCTGGATTTCGATATCCGCCTGCGCGTCATGCCGATCGTGCGCGAACCCGACGGCCTGGCGATGAGTTCGCGCAACGCATACCTGGGGACGCGTGACCGCGAGCGGGCGCGCGCTGTTTCACAGGCCCTTTTCCTGGCGAGGAAAAAATTCGCGGAAGGCGAGCGGAATCTGTCCCGGCTCCGGCGCGCCGCCTTGGACATTTTGGCTCCTCAGGTCGATCGGGTCCAGTACCTGGAATTCGTCGACGCCGAGACGCTCGAGCCGCTTCGGAAGGCGCGGCTTCCCATGGCCGCGGCCGTGGCCTGTTATGTCGGCAAGACAAGACTCATTGACAATGTTATAATGGGACCTTCCAAATAA
- the panD gene encoding aspartate 1-decarboxylase, giving the protein MQRQFVNGKIHRATVTDVQIDYEGSCSIDQDLLEGADIYPGEKVLIANLTNGARLESYCIAGPRGSGEVCLNGGAAKHGKKGDIVIIMSFALLNPEEIRTHVPKVVRVDAKNKRIG; this is encoded by the coding sequence ATGCAGCGACAATTTGTGAACGGTAAAATCCATCGCGCCACGGTGACCGACGTCCAGATCGACTACGAAGGAAGCTGTTCCATCGACCAGGACCTGCTGGAAGGTGCCGACATTTATCCCGGAGAGAAAGTTTTGATCGCCAATCTTACCAACGGCGCGAGGCTGGAAAGCTATTGCATCGCGGGTCCCCGTGGTTCCGGCGAAGTCTGCCTGAACGGCGGCGCGGCCAAGCACGGCAAAAAAGGCGACATCGTCATCATCATGAGCTTCGCGCTTTTGAATCCCGAAGAAATCCGGACGCATGTCCCCAAAGTCGTCCGGGTCGATGCCAAAAACAAACGGATCGGCTAG
- a CDS encoding aspartate dehydrogenase domain-containing protein — MRKLKAGIVGCGVIGSYLAGFLEREFSNKVSLAYLCDHNESRARRLKKKVKSGPRVVGLNELVRGSDFVIEAASPAAAAQVLEAAASRPVTVLMMSVGGFLKLGMPLAEFSRKFRGRLIVPSGAITGVDGLLAAREAGVLEVSLITRKPPAGLNEAPYFKTKKFPELRGKKEACVFRGTAAQAVAAFPQNINVAAVLSLAGLGFRRTRVELWTSRAYRVNSHEVRIRHKGGLLLTRAENLPSRENPKTSALALHAAAAALRRIFSNVLIGT; from the coding sequence ATGCGCAAACTCAAGGCAGGAATCGTAGGCTGCGGCGTGATCGGTTCTTATCTCGCCGGATTCCTGGAACGCGAATTTTCCAATAAGGTTTCCCTGGCGTATTTGTGCGACCACAATGAGTCCCGTGCCCGACGTCTGAAGAAGAAAGTCAAATCGGGGCCGCGCGTCGTGGGCTTGAACGAACTGGTCCGCGGTTCGGATTTCGTGATCGAGGCCGCGTCGCCCGCGGCCGCCGCGCAAGTTCTGGAAGCCGCCGCCTCGCGTCCCGTCACGGTCCTCATGATGAGCGTGGGCGGATTTTTAAAGCTCGGCATGCCGCTGGCCGAATTCAGCCGGAAATTCCGCGGCCGGCTCATCGTCCCCTCGGGAGCCATTACCGGCGTCGACGGGCTTCTTGCGGCCAGGGAAGCGGGCGTTCTCGAAGTCTCACTGATCACGCGCAAGCCGCCGGCGGGATTGAATGAAGCCCCGTATTTCAAAACGAAAAAATTTCCGGAGCTCCGCGGAAAAAAAGAAGCCTGCGTGTTTCGCGGCACCGCGGCCCAGGCCGTGGCAGCCTTCCCCCAGAACATCAACGTCGCGGCCGTCCTGAGCCTGGCAGGCCTGGGATTCCGGCGCACGCGCGTGGAATTGTGGACCTCCCGCGCCTACCGCGTAAACTCGCATGAAGTGCGCATCCGCCACAAAGGCGGGCTGCTTTTGACCCGGGCGGAAAATCTGCCGTCGCGGGAAAATCCGAAGACGAGCGCGCTGGCACTGCATGCCGCGGCCGCGGCCCTGCGCCGGATTTTTTCCAACGTCCTGATCGGAACCTGA
- the uvrA gene encoding excinuclease ABC subunit UvrA, with product MDAFIRIRGAREHNLKGVNLDIPRNKLVVLTGLSGSGKSSLAFDTIYAEGQRRYLESLSSYARQFLEKLKKPEVDYISGLSPSIAIEQRSMTHNPRSTVATVTEIYDYLRLLYAKAGDVFCHVCGVPLTSQRPDEISRDVLEKYAGKEIQVFAPVVRGRKGEFQKLFQDTLKRGFSQGRIDGKMTALKPDLKLRKTHRHDIEILTDHLRAEPKNASRLLASIQAAVDLAGGAAMVLAVEKSGRPATQFFSTKRSCAQCQTSYPDLTPNLFSFNSPYGACPRCKGLGKYSQLMTQGVIKDPSRPLMSGALNEDLFFSFNKYFVEDLLYDLTKAYHFEPSAPFQEWPEEAREAFFLGDGEHSGLIEELERLFHETNSEEVRRKVRNFLKEDACSECGGKRLRKESLGVKIQGKNIVEVTAQAVEEAVPYFEKLKFPKTLEPVTMPILKEIRQRLKFLFDVGLGYLTLDRTVATLAGGELQRIRLAAQIGVGLTGVLYVLDEPSIGLHPRDNSKLLTALERLRDLKNTVLVVEHDEETMRRADHLIDLGPAAGRHGGEVVAEGPADNLRDSGNSLTAKYLSGDMKIEVPSQRKPYKGAPSLELRGCEEHNLKKVDVNIPLGLFVCVTGVSGSGKSTLIYDTLYKELHNRIWKTQYHVGKFKSLQGAQHLEQVIAIDQSPIGRTPRSNPATYTDLFTPIRKLFSEVHESRSRRYEASRFSFNLKGGRCETCRGEGFEKLQMSFMPDIYVQCETCRGKRYNDATLEVRYRGKNIAEVLDLTVQDAIEFFSEIAVIKDKLVLLETIGLGYLKLGQSCTTLSGGEAQRIKLAYELAKRSSGKTLYLLDEPTTGLHFADIANLLTALFRLRDQGNTIVVIEHNLDMIKTADYILDLGPEGGKGGGQIIATGSPEEIAACRDSYTGAFLKSILSSAKPGR from the coding sequence ATGGATGCCTTCATCCGGATCCGCGGCGCGCGTGAGCACAACCTGAAAGGCGTGAACCTCGACATCCCGCGCAACAAGCTCGTCGTGCTTACGGGATTGTCCGGCTCCGGAAAGTCTTCGCTTGCTTTTGACACGATTTATGCCGAGGGTCAGCGGCGGTATCTCGAAAGCCTTTCGTCCTACGCGCGTCAATTTCTCGAGAAGCTGAAGAAGCCCGAAGTGGATTACATCTCCGGCCTTTCGCCCAGCATTGCCATCGAACAGCGTTCCATGACGCACAACCCGCGGTCGACGGTGGCCACCGTGACGGAGATCTACGATTACCTGCGCCTTTTGTACGCCAAGGCGGGCGACGTTTTCTGCCACGTCTGCGGCGTGCCGCTGACCAGCCAGCGGCCTGACGAGATCAGCCGTGATGTTCTCGAAAAATACGCAGGGAAGGAGATCCAGGTATTCGCGCCGGTCGTTCGCGGCCGCAAAGGCGAATTTCAGAAGCTTTTCCAGGACACGCTGAAGCGCGGCTTTTCGCAAGGCAGGATCGACGGCAAGATGACGGCGCTGAAGCCGGACCTCAAACTGCGCAAGACCCACCGGCACGACATCGAGATTTTGACGGACCATTTGCGCGCCGAGCCCAAGAACGCGAGCCGGCTGCTGGCCTCGATCCAGGCGGCCGTGGACCTCGCAGGCGGCGCGGCCATGGTGCTCGCCGTAGAAAAATCGGGACGGCCGGCCACGCAGTTTTTCTCCACCAAGCGCAGCTGCGCCCAGTGCCAGACGAGCTATCCCGATCTCACGCCGAATCTTTTTTCCTTCAACAGCCCGTACGGCGCGTGCCCGCGCTGCAAAGGTCTTGGAAAATATTCCCAGCTCATGACGCAGGGCGTCATCAAGGACCCGTCGCGGCCGCTCATGTCCGGCGCGCTGAACGAAGACCTGTTTTTTTCCTTCAATAAATATTTCGTGGAAGACCTTCTTTACGATCTGACCAAGGCTTATCATTTCGAGCCTTCCGCGCCTTTCCAGGAATGGCCGGAGGAAGCCCGCGAAGCCTTTTTTCTCGGCGACGGCGAGCATTCCGGCCTGATCGAAGAGCTCGAGAGGCTGTTCCATGAAACCAACTCGGAGGAAGTCCGCCGCAAGGTCCGGAACTTTTTGAAGGAGGACGCCTGTTCCGAATGCGGCGGCAAGCGCCTGCGCAAGGAAAGCCTGGGCGTGAAAATCCAGGGCAAGAACATCGTGGAAGTCACGGCGCAGGCGGTCGAAGAAGCGGTCCCGTATTTCGAAAAGCTGAAATTTCCCAAAACACTCGAACCCGTGACTATGCCCATCCTGAAAGAAATCCGCCAGCGGCTGAAATTCCTTTTCGACGTGGGGCTGGGCTACTTGACGCTGGACCGGACCGTGGCCACGCTTGCGGGCGGGGAATTGCAGCGCATCCGCCTCGCGGCCCAGATCGGCGTGGGGCTCACGGGAGTGCTGTACGTGCTGGACGAGCCCAGCATCGGCCTGCACCCGCGCGACAACAGCAAACTGCTGACCGCGCTCGAGCGCCTGCGCGATTTGAAGAACACGGTGCTCGTCGTCGAGCATGACGAAGAGACCATGCGGCGCGCGGACCATCTCATCGACCTGGGCCCGGCCGCGGGAAGGCACGGCGGCGAGGTCGTGGCCGAAGGGCCCGCGGACAACCTGCGTGATTCCGGGAATTCCCTGACCGCCAAATACCTTTCGGGTGACATGAAGATCGAGGTTCCCTCGCAGCGCAAGCCCTACAAGGGCGCACCGAGCCTGGAGCTGCGCGGCTGCGAGGAGCATAATCTGAAAAAAGTAGACGTGAACATCCCGCTCGGGCTTTTCGTCTGCGTCACGGGCGTGTCGGGCTCCGGCAAGAGCACGCTGATCTACGATACGCTTTACAAGGAACTCCACAACCGAATCTGGAAGACGCAGTATCACGTGGGGAAGTTCAAGTCGCTGCAGGGCGCGCAGCACCTCGAACAGGTCATTGCCATCGACCAGTCGCCGATCGGCAGGACGCCGCGCTCGAATCCGGCCACGTACACCGACCTCTTTACGCCGATCCGCAAACTCTTCTCGGAGGTGCACGAATCCCGGTCGCGGCGTTACGAGGCGTCCCGCTTCAGTTTCAATTTAAAAGGTGGGCGCTGCGAGACCTGCCGCGGGGAAGGTTTTGAGAAACTGCAGATGAGCTTCATGCCCGACATCTACGTGCAATGCGAGACCTGCCGCGGCAAGCGCTACAACGATGCCACGCTGGAAGTCCGTTACCGCGGCAAGAACATCGCCGAAGTGCTCGACCTCACCGTCCAGGACGCGATCGAATTTTTTTCGGAGATCGCGGTGATCAAAGACAAACTCGTCCTGCTCGAGACGATCGGCCTGGGGTATTTGAAGCTGGGGCAGTCCTGTACCACGTTGTCCGGAGGCGAGGCGCAGCGGATCAAGCTGGCTTACGAATTGGCCAAGCGCTCGAGCGGCAAAACGCTGTACCTGCTCGACGAGCCGACCACGGGACTCCATTTCGCGGACATCGCCAATCTCCTCACCGCGCTTTTCCGGCTGCGCGACCAGGGCAATACGATCGTCGTCATCGAGCACAACCTGGACATGATCAAGACGGCGGATTACATCCTCGATCTCGGCCCCGAGGGGGGCAAGGGCGGGGGGCAGATCATCGCCACGGGCTCGCCCGAGGAAATCGCCGCCTGCCGTGATTCCTACACGGGAGCCTTCCTCAAATCCATCCTAAGCTCAGCCAAGCCAGGGAGATAA
- a CDS encoding winged helix-turn-helix domain-containing protein, translating into MITITEIGITAGDIWHYLDDNGSATLDQLNRNIGKNKELILMSLGWLAREGHITLDGPENGFLASLAQPRRA; encoded by the coding sequence ATGATTACCATCACCGAGATCGGAATTACGGCGGGCGACATTTGGCATTATCTTGACGACAACGGATCCGCGACCTTGGACCAGCTCAACCGCAACATCGGCAAGAACAAGGAACTCATCCTCATGAGCCTCGGATGGCTCGCCCGCGAAGGCCACATCACGCTTGACGGTCCGGAGAACGGGTTTCTTGCCAGCCTCGCGCAGCCGCGCCGCGCCTGA
- the cutA gene encoding divalent-cation tolerance protein CutA: MNALVVFSTAPTLSEARKVAGFLLEDRLAACVNITGPLESHYRWQGKKRRDREFLLIIKTTRSRFSRLEKAIRKKHSYQTPEIIAVPVTRGSRDYLSWLALETSVRPRKRS; encoded by the coding sequence TTGAACGCCCTCGTTGTTTTTTCCACCGCCCCCACTCTATCTGAAGCAAGAAAGGTCGCCGGTTTCCTTCTGGAAGATCGCCTGGCCGCATGCGTCAACATCACGGGCCCTCTGGAATCCCATTACCGCTGGCAGGGGAAGAAACGACGCGATCGTGAATTTCTTTTGATCATCAAGACCACCCGCAGCCGCTTTTCCCGGCTGGAAAAAGCGATCCGCAAAAAACATTCCTACCAGACGCCTGAGATCATCGCCGTGCCGGTAACGCGCGGCAGCCGCGATTATCTGTCGTGGCTCGCCCTCGAGACCTCGGTCAGGCCCCGCAAGCGTTCCTGA
- a CDS encoding XRE family transcriptional regulator — translation MIKNLGQKIRQIRKTKSITLVEMAEKTGVAQATLSRIETGTMTGTLESHEKIAEVLGIGLAELYSGMDKRYEEVVHTTSAAERKVTHHSHQVQVELLTHESSKKKITPLMITLQGKSSMPTEHNERGVEKFLFVLQGEVKVTLENREYTLKENETLYFDASIPHQISNEQSGKARLLAAVSPSKI, via the coding sequence ATGATTAAAAATCTCGGGCAGAAAATCAGACAGATCCGCAAGACGAAGAGCATCACGCTCGTGGAAATGGCGGAGAAAACCGGCGTGGCGCAGGCGACGCTGTCGCGCATCGAAACCGGCACCATGACCGGCACGCTGGAAAGCCACGAAAAAATTGCGGAAGTGCTCGGCATCGGTCTTGCGGAATTGTATTCCGGCATGGACAAACGGTATGAAGAAGTCGTTCACACGACCTCCGCGGCCGAACGCAAAGTCACCCATCATTCGCATCAGGTCCAGGTCGAACTTCTCACTCATGAATCTTCAAAAAAGAAAATCACACCGCTCATGATCACACTGCAGGGAAAAAGTTCAATGCCCACGGAGCATAATGAGCGGGGTGTGGAAAAATTTCTTTTTGTCTTGCAGGGAGAAGTGAAGGTCACGCTCGAGAACCGGGAATACACTCTGAAAGAGAACGAAACGCTTTACTTCGACGCTTCCATTCCCCACCAGATCAGCAACGAGCAGTCGGGAAAAGCAAGGCTGCTCGCCGCGGTTTCTCCTTCAAAAATTTAG
- a CDS encoding helix-hairpin-helix domain-containing protein — MKTASKKSAGLFVLAFLFFGTAWNPFVHAAPKAGEVQVQAQAAGPVNVNTADAKDLERIKGIGPELASRIVSYREEHGAFKSVDELLSVRGIGQVKLEKIKSEVTL, encoded by the coding sequence ATGAAAACTGCTTCAAAGAAATCCGCCGGGTTGTTTGTCCTGGCTTTTTTGTTTTTTGGAACGGCCTGGAATCCTTTTGTGCACGCGGCTCCCAAGGCCGGTGAAGTCCAGGTCCAGGCGCAGGCTGCCGGGCCCGTCAACGTGAATACGGCAGACGCCAAGGACCTGGAGAGGATCAAGGGCATTGGTCCCGAACTCGCCAGCCGCATTGTTTCGTACCGGGAAGAGCACGGCGCTTTCAAAAGCGTGGACGAGCTTCTTTCGGTGCGGGGCATCGGCCAGGTGAAGCTGGAAAAAATCAAATCCGAAGTGACTCTGTAA